Proteins encoded by one window of Lathyrus oleraceus cultivar Zhongwan6 chromosome 1, CAAS_Psat_ZW6_1.0, whole genome shotgun sequence:
- the LOC127115860 gene encoding S-adenosylmethionine decarboxylase proenzyme 4: protein MAFSGFEGFEKRLELHFFDNDPNQTISHNQLGLRKLEFESIQQILQAVQCTVVSALGNTYFDSYVLSESSLFVYPTKIIIKTCGTTQLLKSIIPLIYFANNRLNLTLSSLSYTRGSFIFPNSQPFPHTSFNDELTFLQNTIPSNLCFRKASIMPSKSSSHSWHVFTATQNPHHYQHDQETYTMEICMTELDPILAGKFFRQPNDEKSGHSAGKEMTELTGINEINKEAFICDFAFDPCGYSMNGMDGELYSTIHVTPEDGYSYASFECVGSINNNDDNIVHMLRKVVQIFRPGTMSVLIRTCSDYNNEVWRKVAGAVEPLGLKCRSCVMDQFPAIGGVVFQTFTPLRRKNGLK, encoded by the coding sequence ATGGCATTCTCTGGTTTTGAAGGCTTTGAAAAAAGATTAGAACTTCATTTCTTTGACAATGATCCAAATCAAACCATTAGTCACAACCAACTTGGTTTAAGAAAACTCGAATTCGAATCCATTCAACAAATCCTACAAGCTGTTCAATGCACAGTCGTTTCAGCACTTGGCAACACTTACTTTGATTCCTATGTTTTATCAGAGTCAAGTCTCTTTGTATATCCAACAAAAATCATAATCAAAACTTGTGGAACCACACAGCTTCTCAAATCGATTATTCCATTAATCTACTTTGCAAATAATCGCTTAAACCTCACACTCTCCTCTCTCTCTTACACAAGAGGAAGCTTCATTTTCCCAAACTCACAACCTTTCCCTCACACTTCATTCAATGATGAACTCACTTTCTTACAAAACACTATCCCTTCAAATCTTTGCTTCAGAAAAGCTTCCATCATGCCTTCAAAATCTTCTTCTCATTCATGGCATGTTTTCACAGCAACCCAAAACCCTCATCATTATCAACATGATCAGGAGACATACACAATGGAGATTTGCATGACTGAGCTTGATCCTATTCTCGCCGGAAAATTCTTCCGGCAACCCAACGATGAAAAATCCGGCCATTCTGCCGGTAAAGAAATGACGGAGCTGACCGGAATAAACGAAATCAACAAAGAAGCATTCATTTGTGATTTTGCTTTTGATCCTTGTGGATATTCAATGAATGGCATGGATGGAGAATTGTATTCTACCATTCACGTAACTCCGGAAGATGGTTATAGCTATGCAAGCTTTGAATGTGTGGGGTCCATAAACAACAATGATGATAACATAGTTCATATGTTAAGGAAGGTTGTTCAGATTTTCCGACCAGGGACAATGTCGGTGTTGATAAGGACATGTAGTGATTATAACAATGAGGTTTGGAGAAAGGTTGCCGGTGCAGTGGAGCCTCTTGGGTTGAAATGTAGGAGTTGTGTTATGGACCAGTTTCCGGCGATAGGAGGAGTTGTGTTTCAAACATTTACACCACTTCGCCGGAAAAATGGTCTAAAGTAG